CTGGGCCTTGAACCGGGCGATGTAGCTTTCCATGTGCGCACGCTGCGCCTGCTGCTTCTCGAAGGCCTGTTGCTGCTGGGCCAGGCGTTCGGCGCGGGCCCGCTCGAACGCGGTGTAGCCGCCGCGATAGAGGGTGATTTTTTTCTGTTCGACATGGGCGATGTTATCGACCACCGCGTCGAGGAAATCCCGGTCGTGGGAAATCAGCAGCAAGGTGCCTGGGTAGCTCTTGAGGAAATCCTCCAGCCACAGGATCGCATCGAGGTCCAAGTGGTTGGTGGGTTCGTCGAGCAGCAACAGGTCCGAGGGGCACATCAACGCCTGGGCCAGGTTCAGGCGCATGCGCCAGCCACCGGAGAAGTCGGCGACCGGGCGATCCATCTGCTCGTTGGTGAACCCCAGGCCGGCGAGCATCTTGCGCGCACGAGCGTCGGCGGTGTAGCCGTCGGCACTGTCGAGCTCCGAGTGCAGGCGGGCCTGGGCGGCACCATCCTGGGCTTTCTCGGCCTCGGCCAGGTCGTGTTGCACCTGGCGCAGGCGCAGGTCGCCATCGAGCACGTAGTCGATCGCGATGCGGTCCAGGGTGTCGATCTCCTGACGCATATGGGCGATACGCCAGTCGGCTGGCAGCAGGCAGTCCCCGGAATCCGGGGTCAGCTCACCGAGCAACAGGGCGAACAACGTGGATTTGCCGGCGCCGTTGGCACCGATCAGGCCGGCTTTGTGACCGGCGTGCAGGGTCAGCTCGGCGTCTTCAAGAAGACGTTGCGGGCCACGCTGTAATGTTAGGCTTTGAAGTCGGATCATAATGGCGGCGGAGTCTACCAGCTTCGTTGGCCGCTGGCTTGGGTGTGAACATGTGCGCTGACCTGTGGAGCTTTGCCCTCTCGACCTACGCCCGTGCGGGTGCTGAAGATGCCTGCCTGCGCTTGCAGGAGCAAGGGGCGGATGTGTGCCTGTTGTTGTGTGGGTTGTGGCTGGAACAGCGCGGGGTCGTACCCGAACCTGAACGCGTACAGGCGCTGCGAACAATCGCCCAGCCCTGGCAGGCAGATGTAGTGCAGCCTTTGCGCAGGGTGCGCAAACAATGGCGCGCCATGGCGCAGCAGGATGTGGAGCTGGGAGCGCTGCGCGAGCGGGTCAAGGCCCTGGAGCTGGAAGCTGAACGGCAGTTGTTGTTACGTCTGGAGGCGCTGGTACAGAGTTGGCCGACGGGGGAGCAAGCCACGGATCAGGTATGGCTTGAAGCATTGGCGACCGAAGTCGCCAACCTCGACCACGACGCGCTGCATCAGCTGCGCGCCGCGGTCACCGGCACTTAGGAAGCGCTGGTTGGGGTGGTGCCTGGCACTACCGGGGCAGACGTGCTGCTGGTCGGTGCCGGAGTAGCAGCTGGAGCTGCCGGTGCAGCGGGGGTCGCGGGCTTTGCAGCAGCAGGTTTGGCGGCCGGCTTGGCAGCTGGTTTTGCAGCAGCAGGTTTGGCAGCTGGCTTGGCGGCTGGTTTTGCAGCAGCAGGTTTGGCAGTTGGCTTGGCGGCTGGTTTTGCAGCAGCAGGTTTGGCAACTGGCTTGGCGGCTGGTTTCGCAGCAGCAGGTTTGGCAGCTGGCTTAGCGGCTGGTTTCGCAGCAGCAGTTTTAGCGGCTGGCTTGGCGGCTGGTTTTGCAGCAGCAGGTTTGGCAGCTGGCTTAGCGGCTGGTTTCGCAGCAGCAGTTTTAGCGGCTGGCTTGGCGGCTGGTTTTGCAGCAGCGGTTTTAGCAGCTGGCTTGGCGGCTGGTTTTGCAGCAGCGGTTTTGGCAACTGGCTTGGCGGCTGGTTTTGCAGCAGCAGGTTTCGCAGCTGGCTTGGCGGCTGGTTTCGCAGCAGCGGTTTTAGCAGCTGGCTTGGCGGCTGGTTTTGCAGCAGCGGTTTTAGCAGCTGGCTTGGCGGCTACTTTCGCAGGCGCTTTTTTAGTCGCAGGCTTGGCCGCAACTTTAGCCGAAGCCTTGGCAGCAACTGCCTTGGCCGGTGTCCGAGTGCTCAGCACTTTGGCCACTGCTTCTTTCACACGACCAACGCCCTGGGCCAGTTTCAGGCTCTCTTGGGCATCGCGCTTGAGTTGAAGAATGTAGGTGCGGGTTTCGGATTGACGATCCTTGAGGGCATCGAGCAAGTCCTCAAGTTCTTTGACAGCGCCCTTGGCTTTGGTTTGCGCCTTGGCTTTGCCGGCAGTCGCGGCGTCTTGCAGTTTGGTGCGGGATTTATGCAGTTTTTCTTGAGCCTTGCCGCGTTGCTTTTCCAGCTTGGCGAGCAATTTCTCTGCATCAGCCAAGGCTTGAGAGCAAGCACTTTCCAAATGTTCGAGCAGGCTGCCCGAGAGTTGTTGGAGCAAGTGCAACGGGGTATTAACAGGCTTCTGTTTGGCCGACATGATTTACCTCCTGGCTGACGTGGGTGCGGCTCATACTAGCCCTCTGCTCTTACCGCCGCTAGGGCATGTTGACAGTATCGAATGCGTTGCGTTGCACCGCACAAAAATTCTTATCGATATAACGAAAAACCACTCCATTCTTTACCCCTCCACACTGGCATAATCCACCGCACTTTCGGCTGGAGAATACCCATGTCGCGTTACCTTTTTTTCATCCTGGGTTTGTCGTTTTCAGTGGCCAACGCGAGTGAGCCAGCAGCGTCCAAAGACAGCCACGACCTGGCCTACAGCCTGGGCGCCAGCCTTGGCGAACGCCTGCGCCAGGAAGTCCCCGACCTGCAGATCCAGGCCTTGCTCGACGGCCTCAAGCAAGCCTATCAAGGCAAGCCCCTGGCCCTGGATGACGCACGCATCGCTCAGATCCTCGCCCAACACGAAGCGCAAGCCAGCAGCGATGCACAAGTGCCGCAAAGCGAAAAGGCTCTCGCCGCTGAACAACAATTCCTGAGCACAGAAAAAACCAGGAGCGGTGTGCGCGAATTGGCAGACGGTATCTTGTTCACGGAGTTGGCCCCTGGAAACGGGATAAAGCCAGGCGCCAATGATCGGGTGAAGGTGAAGTACGTGGGGCGATTGCCGGATGGGACGGTTTTCGACCAGAGCACGCAGCCCCAATGGTTTCGCCTGGACAGTGTGATCAGCGGCTGGCAAAGCGCGCTGCAACAGATGCCGGTAGGCGCAAAATGGCGCCTGGTGATTCCTTCTGCACAGGCCTATGGCGCAGACGGTGCGGGCCAGTTGATCGCACCTTACACACCGCTGGTTTTCGAGATTGAGCTGCTCGCAATCGGTGCCTGAGCCAATAAAAAACGGTGCGCCATGCGCACCGTTTTTTTGTCCTGCCGCTGAGGCTCAGGCCTGGGTTGCAAGCTCTTCCTTGTGGGCGTTGTGCAGCACTTCGATCAAGCAGTCTTCCAGCTCGAAACGCTCATGGAGCAGGCCACCCAGCTCTTTGAATTTCGCGGCAACGCACTCACCCTTGTCGCAAAGGTCATTAAACGCCAGGAGCTTTTCGGTGATGACGTCGATACGCGGGTAAATGGTCTTGGCCAAATCCAGGCCACGCTGGTCATCGAAGGCCTCGGCCTCCTTGGTCAGTTGCTCATAGACCCCGAAGTGCCCTGCCGAGACGTAGTCCATCAAGACACCACAGAACTCCTGCAGAGGCTTGCGGTTCTCAGCCAGCGCTTCAGGCTTCTCGCCCAGCGCATCAAAGGCCCGAACCAATTCGTGACGTGCCTTCAACCAGCTGTCGATCAGCTTATGCACACCACCCCAGCGTTCCTGAGCATTCTGACAACTTTCCAACATGATGATCTCTTCCCTTATGGGCGGTGCCGCTTTCACCCGCGCGATGCGTCGAGGATAAAGCGGCAAGCGGACAACGCCGCATCGAACAAACTGTTTCAATAACGCGTGCGGGCCAGATTATGCCCCCACGACTATGGCTTCAAGGTACGCAGACCAGAAAGTTCATACAAGTGTTTAATCCCATCCTACGAACCAACCCAGCCGGTCAGTGCTTCACAAACCTTAGATTCTGACCGGGCAACAGGCGGGAAAACTGCGTCGCCCCCAGTATGAGCATGGCCACGAAGAACAGTAAGCTCCATTCCGGGATGCTCAAGTCGAACAACGTCCAGTTGATTTCCACACAGTCGACGGTGCCCTTGA
The Pseudomonas hygromyciniae genome window above contains:
- the rsd gene encoding sigma D regulator is translated as MLESCQNAQERWGGVHKLIDSWLKARHELVRAFDALGEKPEALAENRKPLQEFCGVLMDYVSAGHFGVYEQLTKEAEAFDDQRGLDLAKTIYPRIDVITEKLLAFNDLCDKGECVAAKFKELGGLLHERFELEDCLIEVLHNAHKEELATQA
- a CDS encoding TIGR02444 family protein; the protein is MCADLWSFALSTYARAGAEDACLRLQEQGADVCLLLCGLWLEQRGVVPEPERVQALRTIAQPWQADVVQPLRRVRKQWRAMAQQDVELGALRERVKALELEAERQLLLRLEALVQSWPTGEQATDQVWLEALATEVANLDHDALHQLRAAVTGT
- a CDS encoding AlgP family protein, which gives rise to MSAKQKPVNTPLHLLQQLSGSLLEHLESACSQALADAEKLLAKLEKQRGKAQEKLHKSRTKLQDAATAGKAKAQTKAKGAVKELEDLLDALKDRQSETRTYILQLKRDAQESLKLAQGVGRVKEAVAKVLSTRTPAKAVAAKASAKVAAKPATKKAPAKVAAKPAAKTAAAKPAAKPAAKTAAAKPAAKPAAKPAAAKPAAKPVAKTAAAKPAAKPAAKTAAAKPAAKPAAKTAAAKPAAKPAAKPAAAKPAAKPAAKTAAAKPAAKPAAKPAAAKPAAKPVAKPAAAKPAAKPTAKPAAAKPAAKPAAKPAAAKPAAKPAAKPAAAKPATPAAPAAPAATPAPTSSTSAPVVPGTTPTSAS
- a CDS encoding FKBP-type peptidyl-prolyl cis-trans isomerase, giving the protein MSRYLFFILGLSFSVANASEPAASKDSHDLAYSLGASLGERLRQEVPDLQIQALLDGLKQAYQGKPLALDDARIAQILAQHEAQASSDAQVPQSEKALAAEQQFLSTEKTRSGVRELADGILFTELAPGNGIKPGANDRVKVKYVGRLPDGTVFDQSTQPQWFRLDSVISGWQSALQQMPVGAKWRLVIPSAQAYGADGAGQLIAPYTPLVFEIELLAIGA